A part of Ptychodera flava strain L36383 chromosome 11, AS_Pfla_20210202, whole genome shotgun sequence genomic DNA contains:
- the LOC139144025 gene encoding transmembrane protease serine 9-like — protein sequence MAHVLTTLAILAHLSCLAAGALLAPNPIEIQEQVNGHAGDYFKLRCRISNPSDTVTWEKDGKPIPTRDADLVQRLYHSAENDLLVLESSESDSGVYTCRINDGRTYSISVDVREAPQIQGQCGMQKSRKRIYKGDRSRKAEWPWMVLLTRSKSSALCGGSLIDSRWIVTAAHCVEGMSADSDDKPEIHLGKINRQVVEKNQVKCDPDDIIVHPDYNNRTFDSDIALIRLKEPLDFNRYVSPICLPTPEVAREVIRDRGAGVVTGWGETENGTASDILRKVKLRVTDRSACEGSYSPSLVTCNMFCADSPRRGDSCFGDSGGQLSVEVDSRWYLLGVVSWGHECGSKWPGVYTSVYRFNHWIQQHINSKDSGSKDIVAETTTEMCDIERKVKLAKNHENHNMQTVIDYITASVSPEDCGVKGHHGIRFSNEDWPWLASIQYTLNENKYFKGCDGVLVSHNLVLLSIRCYRFYEALPKPNHFRIYLGRKRFSEPGENEKAYEVSAHFLAGKKKTGLALFKLNESVVFTDAIRPVCLPASDFAAKMLHPGTYGFVTGWKLYDDVESIQKVPFRVSSAKECKYRQNTSPSDQFCATSRLIKHHMDFCHNIDGPPLVQQVAGRWFIMGIANAHRCYKKFVFFTSIQSQIDWITDVVSANDVTV from the exons CACCAAATCCTATCGAAATCCAGGAGCAAGTGAACGGCCACGCCGGTGACTACTTCAAACTGCGGTGTCGTATAAGTAACCCGTCAGATACAGTCACGTGGGAGAAGGATGGCAAACCAATACCAACCAGGGATGCTGATCTTGTGCAACGACTCTATCACAGCGCAGAGAACGATCTACTTGTTCTTGAGAGCAGTGAGTCGGACAGTGGCGTGTACACTTGCAGAATAAACGACGGAAGAACTTATTCCATATCGGTCGATGTTAGGGAAGCGCCGCAAATACAAG GTCAATGCGGTATGCAAAAATCTAGGAAACGGATTTATAAAGGTGATCGATCAAGGAAAGCCGAATGGCCATGGATGGTGTTGctaaccaggtcaaaaagttcggCACTTTGCGGGGGATCCTTGATAGACTCGAGATGGATCGTCACAGCAGCGCATTGCGTGGAGGGAATGTCGGCCGATTCTGACGATAAACCTGAGATTCACCTTGGTAAAATCAACAGACAAGTTGTCGAGAAAAATCAAGTGAAGTGTGAtcctgatgacatcatcgttcACCCGGACTACAACAACAGAACCTTTGATAGTGACATCGCCCTCATACGACTCAAGGAGCCTCTTGATTTCAACCGTTATGTTTCACCAA TCTGTCTGCCAACACCTGAAGTTGCGAGGGAGGTTATCAGAGATCGAGGAGCGGGAGTAGTGACTGGCTGGGGCGAAACAGAAAACGGGACAGCTTCGGACATTTTACGTAAG GTCAAGCTTCGGGTCACAGATCGTTCAGCATGCGAAGGCTCCTACTCACCCAGTCTGGTGACGTGTAACATGTTCTGCGCAGACTCGCCCAGGAGAGGGGACTCTTGTTTCGGTGACAGTGGGGGACAACTCTCCGTTGAG GTTGATTCTCGATGGTACTTGCTTGGTGTCGTCAGCTGGGGACACGAATGTGGTTCCAAGTGGCCTGGTGTTTACACTTCAGTGTACAGATTCAATCACTGGATACAACAGCATATCAACTCAAAAGACAGCGGCAGCAAGG ATATTGTGGCTGAGACAACGACAGAAATGTGTGATATCGAAAGAAAAGTCAAACTGGCGAAGAATCATGAGAATCATAACATGCAAACTGTCATTGATTACATAACGGCCTCGGTGAGTCCAG AGGACTGCGGGGTGAAAGGTCACCATGGTATCAGATTTTCTAACGAAGACTGGCCTTGGTTGGCAAGTATCCAATACACtctcaatgaaaataaatacttCAAAGGTTGCGATGGAGTCCTTGTAAGTCACAACCTGGTGCTGCTGTCTATCCGATGCTATCGCTTTTACGAGGCCCTGCCCAAGCCGAACCATTTCCGAATTTATCTGGGGAGAAAGCGCTTCAGCGAGCCTGGCGAAAACGAGAAAGCTTACGAAGTTAGTGCACATTTCCTTGCGGGCAAGAAGAAAACGGGTCTGGCGTTGTTTAAATTAAATGAATCGGTCGTCTTCACAGACGCAATCCGACCAG TTTGTCTACCCGCGTCAGACTTTGCCGCTAAGATGCTACACCCCGGCACCTACGGCTTCGTAACGGGGTGGAAACTTTATGACGATGTTGAGTCTATCCAGAAG GTACCATTCAGGGTCAGCTCTGCCAAGGAATGTAAATATCGCCAGAATACCTCACCCTCGGACCAGTTTTGTGCGACATCCCGGCTGATAAAACACCATATGGATTTCTGCCATAATATCGATGGACCTCCCCTGGTACAACAG GTCGCTGGCCGATGGTTTATAATGGGAATAGCCAACGCCCACCGTTGCTACAAGAAGTTTGTCTTCTTCACGAGCATTCAGTCGCAAATTGATTGGATAACAGACGTGGTCAGTGCCAATGACGTCACAGTGTAA